One genomic window of Marinobacter adhaerens HP15 includes the following:
- a CDS encoding ArsR/SmtB family transcription factor, which translates to MNTHADNLSSVDALAPIFKAGGDPLRLEILRVLRRDTFGVLELSQLFDMRQSGMSHHLKVMNKAGLLEPQREGNAIFYRRPLHLDSDKPTDQTIRQIFEAVDRVPLPPHLQERIEAIRTQRADQSQAFFARHAEQFREQQELIAAFDLYAEPVAEMIRKRSRKHQWQAALEIGPGEGAFLPVLAELCGHVVALDNSRDMLAKATRTCIDERLNNIDLIEGVTDTLLARGDAFDLVVANMVLHHVPSPADIFLDAAALMNNGGCFVISDLCSHDQDWAKANCGDLWLGFEPEELTTWAADAGLVAGEQLFIGLRNGFQIQVREFWKHSGQI; encoded by the coding sequence ATGAACACACACGCCGACAACCTGTCCTCCGTGGACGCATTGGCCCCGATCTTCAAAGCAGGCGGGGATCCGTTGCGCCTGGAGATTCTGCGTGTGTTGAGACGGGATACGTTCGGAGTTCTGGAGCTCAGCCAGTTGTTTGATATGCGCCAGTCCGGCATGAGTCACCACCTGAAGGTAATGAACAAGGCTGGTCTGCTTGAGCCCCAGCGTGAAGGCAATGCAATTTTCTATCGTCGCCCGCTGCACCTGGACAGCGACAAGCCAACCGACCAGACCATCCGACAGATATTTGAAGCGGTAGACCGGGTGCCACTGCCACCACATCTGCAGGAGCGCATTGAGGCCATCCGCACACAGCGCGCAGACCAGTCCCAGGCTTTCTTCGCCCGGCATGCGGAGCAGTTCCGCGAGCAGCAGGAACTGATCGCCGCTTTTGATCTTTACGCAGAGCCGGTCGCGGAAATGATCCGCAAACGGTCCCGCAAACATCAATGGCAGGCCGCACTGGAAATCGGCCCCGGCGAAGGTGCCTTCCTGCCGGTTCTGGCAGAGCTTTGTGGGCATGTGGTTGCCCTGGATAACAGCCGGGACATGCTGGCCAAGGCCACCCGCACCTGCATTGACGAACGGCTGAACAACATCGACCTGATAGAAGGTGTTACCGACACCCTGCTGGCCAGGGGCGACGCCTTCGACCTGGTCGTTGCGAATATGGTTCTGCATCACGTGCCCAGCCCCGCTGACATCTTCCTCGATGCCGCGGCGTTGATGAACAACGGTGGCTGCTTCGTAATCAGCGACCTCTGTAGTCACGACCAGGACTGGGCAAAAGCAAACTGCGGTGATCTCTGGCTCGGGTTTGAGCCGGAAGAGCTTACCACCTGGGCCGCGGACGCCGGCCTGGTTGCCGGAGAACAGCTGTTTATCGGCTTGCGGAACGGGTTCCAGATCCAGGTTCGGGAATTCTGGAAACACAGCGGTCAGATTTGA